A stretch of Haloprofundus halophilus DNA encodes these proteins:
- a CDS encoding queuosine precursor transporter, producing MRESRLATGEVALVGLFVTALVTAQLTAAKLLAFDLPLSLPVVGDGLALPGAALAYALTFFASDCYSELYGREAAQRMVNVGFGMNLVVLALVAGTIAAPALDPTFSEQFAAVLAPSANIVLGSLVAYLVSQNWDVLVFHRIREATGGDHLWLRNVASTATSQALDTVLFVTVGFLVAPAVFGIGEATPVPVVVSLVVGQYLLKLLIAVADTPFVYAVVGLLRRSGDDENRRPAA from the coding sequence GTGCGTGAGTCGCGCTTGGCGACGGGCGAGGTGGCGCTCGTCGGCCTCTTCGTCACGGCGCTCGTCACCGCGCAACTGACCGCGGCGAAGCTACTCGCGTTCGACCTGCCGCTGTCGCTGCCGGTCGTCGGCGACGGCCTCGCGCTCCCCGGTGCGGCGCTGGCGTACGCGCTGACGTTCTTCGCCTCCGACTGCTACTCGGAACTCTACGGCAGAGAGGCGGCCCAGCGGATGGTGAACGTCGGTTTCGGGATGAACCTCGTCGTGCTCGCGTTGGTCGCCGGGACCATCGCCGCGCCCGCGCTCGACCCGACGTTCAGCGAGCAGTTCGCGGCCGTGCTCGCCCCGAGCGCGAACATCGTCCTCGGCAGCCTTGTCGCCTACCTCGTCAGCCAGAACTGGGACGTACTCGTCTTCCACCGCATCCGTGAGGCGACTGGTGGCGACCACCTGTGGCTCCGCAACGTCGCGTCGACGGCGACGAGCCAAGCGCTCGACACGGTGTTGTTCGTCACCGTCGGCTTCCTCGTCGCGCCGGCGGTGTTCGGCATCGGGGAGGCGACGCCGGTCCCCGTCGTCGTCTCGCTCGTCGTCGGTCAGTACCTCCTGAAACTGCTCATCGCCGTCGCGGACACGCCGTTCGTCTACGCCGTCGTCGGACTGCTCCGGCGGTCGGGCGACGACGAGAACCGGCGACCCGCCGCGTAG
- a CDS encoding RlmE family RNA methyltransferase, whose product MARKDEYYNRAKQEGYRARSAYKLQQLDETANLLHRGASVVDLGAAPGGWLQVAAEEVGPEGTVVGVDLQRIKSLEADNVETIRGDMTDEETKETLLDLVGEDGADVVISDMAPNMTGEYSLDHARSVYLARQAFEVAMDVLDAGGDLVVKVFDGQDLQDLKDDIEPEFQYVREVRPEASRKQSSELYLVAKGRITAPVAVGDELDLEITDTGNEGDGIGRVEGFTLFVSGAEEGETVRVRVTDVKPKFGFAERVDAA is encoded by the coding sequence ATGGCGCGCAAAGACGAATACTACAACCGGGCCAAGCAGGAGGGCTACCGCGCCCGCTCGGCGTACAAACTCCAGCAGCTCGACGAGACGGCGAACCTCCTCCACCGAGGCGCGTCGGTCGTCGACTTGGGCGCCGCTCCCGGCGGGTGGCTCCAAGTCGCCGCCGAGGAAGTCGGCCCCGAGGGCACCGTCGTCGGCGTCGACCTCCAGCGAATCAAGTCGTTAGAGGCGGACAACGTCGAGACGATTCGCGGCGACATGACCGACGAGGAGACGAAGGAGACGCTCCTCGACCTCGTCGGCGAGGACGGTGCGGACGTCGTCATCTCCGACATGGCCCCGAACATGACCGGCGAGTACTCGCTGGACCACGCCCGCTCGGTCTACCTCGCCCGGCAGGCGTTCGAGGTGGCGATGGACGTCCTCGACGCCGGCGGCGACCTCGTCGTGAAGGTGTTCGACGGCCAGGACCTCCAGGACCTCAAAGACGACATCGAACCCGAGTTCCAGTACGTCCGCGAGGTTCGCCCCGAGGCCTCTCGCAAGCAGTCCTCCGAACTCTACCTCGTCGCCAAGGGTCGCATCACCGCGCCCGTCGCCGTCGGCGACGAACTCGACCTCGAAATCACGGACACCGGAAACGAAGGCGACGGCATCGGCCGCGTCGAGGGCTTTACGCTCTTCGTCTCCGGTGCGGAGGAAGGCGAGACGGTCCGCGTGCGCGTCACCGACGTCAAACCGAAGTTCGGCTTCGCCGAGCGCGTCGACGCCGCTTGA
- a CDS encoding DNA polymerase sliding clamp: MFQAIVSASTLRDALDSVSVLVDECKIRLNEDELAIRAVDPANVGMVDLSLDAAAFESYEADGGVIGVNLSRLEDIAGMANTGDLVHLELDEETRKLHIQIEGLSYTLALIDPDSIRQEPDIPDLDLPATIVVEGTHLDRGIKAADMVSDHIGLRVDEDAETFHIEAEGDTDDVDLELGRDDLIDLVAGPADSLFSLDYLKDMNKAIPSDAEVTVELGEEFPVKLHYEFGEGMGHVTYMLAPRIQSD; the protein is encoded by the coding sequence ATGTTCCAGGCCATCGTGAGCGCGTCGACGCTCCGGGACGCGCTCGATTCGGTGAGCGTGTTGGTCGACGAGTGTAAGATTCGACTCAACGAGGACGAACTCGCAATTCGAGCCGTCGACCCCGCGAACGTGGGGATGGTCGACCTCTCGCTCGACGCCGCGGCGTTCGAGTCCTACGAAGCAGACGGCGGCGTCATCGGCGTCAACCTCTCGCGACTGGAGGATATCGCGGGGATGGCGAACACCGGCGACCTCGTCCACCTCGAACTCGACGAGGAGACGCGAAAGCTTCACATCCAGATAGAGGGCCTCTCCTACACGCTCGCGCTCATCGACCCCGACTCCATCCGGCAGGAGCCGGACATCCCGGACCTCGACCTCCCGGCGACCATCGTCGTCGAAGGCACCCACCTCGACCGCGGTATCAAAGCCGCCGACATGGTGTCTGACCACATCGGTCTCCGCGTCGACGAGGACGCCGAGACGTTCCACATCGAAGCCGAGGGCGACACCGACGACGTCGACCTCGAACTCGGCCGCGACGACCTCATCGACCTCGTCGCCGGTCCCGCCGACTCGCTGTTCAGCCTCGACTACCTCAAGGACATGAACAAGGCGATTCCCTCCGACGCCGAGGTCACCGTCGAACTCGGCGAGGAGTTCCCCGTCAAACTTCACTACGAGTTCGGCGAGGGAATGGGCCACGTGACGTACATGCTGGCCCCGCGCATCCAGAGCGACTGA
- a CDS encoding MFS transporter, which yields MSTPRAATATDAVRNPRRALAIVVAVVFVDLLGFGVVIPILPFYVRSFGVSDVFIGLLAASYSLLQFGFAPFLGRLSDRRGRRPVIMLSLAGSAVAWTIFGLAAEFSAAFGLTAGVAVLFVSRMLAGAMGGNIAAAQAYVADITPADRRAEALGLVGASFALGFVFGPAIGGLFASDAVVAVARDVFPAFVPATPFSLPSFAAAGLSLLSLGFAALFLEEPARTRGTAPRTTLVSQFADALDDPDLGGLVVSFFLVSVAFSGVQVMFIPFAADVYGYRETQTALLLTYIGVLGVFNQGLLVGRLSRRYRDSSLAVAGAVVLLVALAAIPFSPQLGALFSVPTVDAPAYLTPALLALLVVLALLSLGNSLLNVALTTLVSKATSAETQGSAFGVTQGAGSLGRTVGPPAMAALYVFTYWSPFVAGALLLLPILVILVGIARANLRAPVDIDERDGALGETDGGDEGSRP from the coding sequence ATGAGTACGCCTCGCGCAGCGACGGCGACAGACGCCGTGCGGAACCCGCGACGGGCGCTCGCCATCGTCGTCGCCGTCGTCTTCGTCGACCTCCTCGGCTTCGGGGTCGTCATCCCCATCCTCCCCTTCTACGTCCGGAGCTTCGGCGTCAGCGACGTGTTCATCGGCCTGCTCGCCGCCTCCTACTCGCTGCTGCAGTTCGGCTTCGCGCCGTTTCTCGGTCGTCTCTCCGACCGACGGGGCCGGCGTCCGGTCATCATGCTCTCGCTCGCCGGAAGCGCCGTCGCGTGGACCATCTTCGGTCTCGCCGCGGAGTTCTCGGCCGCCTTCGGCCTCACGGCCGGCGTCGCCGTGCTGTTCGTCTCGCGGATGCTCGCCGGGGCGATGGGCGGCAACATCGCCGCCGCGCAGGCGTACGTCGCCGACATCACGCCCGCCGACAGACGCGCCGAGGCGCTGGGGCTCGTCGGCGCGTCGTTCGCGCTCGGGTTCGTCTTCGGCCCCGCCATCGGGGGGCTGTTCGCCAGCGACGCCGTCGTCGCCGTCGCCCGCGACGTGTTTCCGGCGTTCGTCCCCGCGACGCCGTTCTCGCTGCCGAGTTTCGCCGCCGCCGGACTCAGCCTCCTCAGTCTCGGATTCGCGGCGCTGTTCCTCGAAGAACCGGCGCGGACGCGCGGCACCGCTCCGCGGACGACGCTCGTCTCGCAGTTCGCCGACGCGCTCGACGACCCCGACCTCGGGGGCCTCGTCGTCTCCTTCTTTCTCGTCTCCGTCGCGTTCTCGGGGGTCCAGGTGATGTTCATCCCCTTCGCGGCCGACGTCTACGGCTACCGTGAGACGCAGACGGCGCTGCTTCTCACCTACATCGGCGTGTTGGGCGTGTTCAATCAGGGGCTCCTCGTCGGGCGTCTCTCGCGGCGCTACCGCGACTCGTCCCTCGCCGTCGCCGGGGCGGTGGTTCTGCTCGTCGCGCTCGCGGCGATTCCGTTCTCGCCGCAGCTCGGGGCGCTGTTTTCGGTTCCGACCGTCGACGCCCCGGCGTATCTCACGCCCGCGCTCCTGGCGCTGCTCGTCGTCCTCGCGCTGCTGTCGCTCGGCAACAGCCTGTTGAACGTCGCGCTGACGACACTCGTCTCGAAGGCGACGAGCGCCGAGACACAAGGTAGCGCCTTCGGCGTCACGCAAGGTGCCGGTAGTTTGGGCCGAACCGTCGGCCCGCCCGCGATGGCGGCGCTGTACGTGTTCACCTACTGGTCGCCGTTCGTCGCGGGCGCGCTGCTCTTGCTGCCGATTCTGGTCATCCTCGTCGGCATCGCTCGGGCGAATCTCCGCGCACCGGTCGACATCGACGAGAGGGACGGGGCGCTGGGCGAGACCGACGGCGGTGACGAGGGCAGCCGACCGTGA
- a CDS encoding DUF7474 family protein — protein MPRFDYPCPGCLTTNSLHDADCRFEGTAWPEVEKAYTDIVSLLSAGPKHEESLPDAVHGEWGPLHVAALDRLKYDERLQEDDGRLELLTAAEYKEMVSEPTREPMRTLYRRGSYPGCHDNAVFAMVAWYEMVGLSWAETKENVVAWLRDSGTWARGGFEEASPEQLVESKRHVYEAGYGWKEKAQAAKRVIDRHN, from the coding sequence GTGCCACGCTTCGACTACCCCTGTCCGGGCTGTCTCACCACCAACAGCCTGCACGACGCCGACTGCCGCTTCGAGGGCACCGCGTGGCCCGAGGTGGAGAAAGCGTACACCGACATCGTCTCGCTGCTCTCGGCCGGCCCGAAACACGAGGAGAGCCTCCCCGACGCCGTCCACGGCGAGTGGGGACCGCTGCACGTCGCCGCGCTCGACCGTCTGAAGTACGACGAGCGGCTGCAGGAGGACGACGGCCGCCTCGAACTGCTCACCGCCGCCGAGTACAAGGAGATGGTCTCCGAGCCGACCCGGGAGCCGATGAGAACCCTCTACAGAAGAGGGAGCTACCCCGGCTGCCACGACAACGCCGTCTTCGCCATGGTCGCCTGGTACGAGATGGTCGGGCTCTCGTGGGCCGAGACGAAGGAGAACGTCGTCGCGTGGCTCCGCGACAGCGGCACGTGGGCCCGCGGCGGCTTCGAGGAGGCCTCGCCCGAACAGCTCGTCGAGAGCAAGCGCCACGTCTACGAGGCGGGCTACGGCTGGAAGGAGAAGGCCCAAGCCGCAAAGCGCGTCATCGACCGGCACAACTGA
- a CDS encoding DNA primase large subunit PriL, whose protein sequence is MNARHARYPFFAAAREAVGQSDVALGELVTTDDPAVSRALERVERALMAGTVESETPGEWSARDELLSYPVARILVSLIDAPAAVRKYAQAEAATAYDRFTDDFETSDDGLKSTGARTVELDDFLTEFELTDAVRPEGDAQATGPTRKDDGYRVALGTYLTLSEPGWGESWRLVNREVADGEVRITREELYELLREAVRRRVAEGLPFVVGDDAVAEALDAEVDSLRGLLADRKPVGRIDTVVPELFPPCMKHLLERTRRGAELAPHSRFALTAFLTGIGMDTDEIVAVYRESALDEEEIRYQTEYLRDEAGTQYAPPSCATMVAYGDCVNKDERCETITHPLAYYARALDDEGERGANAAD, encoded by the coding sequence ATGAACGCGCGCCACGCCCGCTACCCGTTCTTCGCGGCCGCGAGAGAGGCCGTCGGCCAGTCGGACGTGGCGCTCGGCGAACTCGTCACGACCGACGACCCCGCCGTTTCTCGTGCGCTGGAACGCGTCGAGCGCGCGCTGATGGCCGGCACCGTCGAGAGCGAGACCCCCGGCGAGTGGTCCGCCCGCGACGAACTGCTCTCCTACCCCGTCGCGCGCATCCTCGTCTCGCTCATCGACGCGCCCGCCGCGGTTCGCAAGTACGCCCAGGCCGAGGCGGCGACGGCGTACGACCGGTTCACCGACGACTTCGAGACGAGCGACGACGGCCTCAAAAGCACGGGAGCGAGAACTGTCGAACTCGACGACTTCCTCACGGAGTTCGAGTTGACCGACGCCGTGCGACCCGAAGGCGACGCGCAGGCGACCGGACCGACTCGCAAGGACGACGGTTACCGCGTCGCGCTCGGCACATATCTCACCCTCTCCGAGCCCGGTTGGGGCGAGAGCTGGCGACTGGTCAACCGCGAGGTCGCGGACGGCGAGGTGCGGATCACCCGCGAGGAGCTGTACGAACTGCTCCGCGAGGCGGTCCGCCGACGAGTGGCCGAGGGGCTCCCGTTCGTCGTCGGCGACGACGCCGTCGCCGAGGCGCTGGACGCCGAAGTCGACTCGCTCCGCGGCCTGTTGGCCGACCGGAAACCCGTCGGGCGCATCGACACCGTCGTCCCCGAACTGTTCCCGCCCTGCATGAAACACCTCCTCGAACGAACCCGCCGTGGAGCCGAGTTAGCCCCCCACTCGCGGTTCGCGCTCACCGCCTTCCTCACGGGCATCGGGATGGACACCGACGAAATCGTCGCCGTCTACCGCGAGTCGGCGCTCGACGAGGAGGAGATACGGTACCAGACCGAGTACCTGCGCGACGAGGCGGGCACGCAGTACGCTCCGCCGTCGTGTGCGACCATGGTCGCCTACGGCGACTGCGTGAACAAGGACGAGCGCTGCGAGACCATCACGCACCCGCTGGCGTACTACGCCAGAGCGCTCGACGACGAGGGCGAACGCGGCGCGAACGCCGCCGACTGA
- a CDS encoding DUF7472 family protein → MELDGETLREIVVSVVAVSLFIAATVYIGTSYGGSNLGPTGGLALVASIALFVVLMAIVGVFLSR, encoded by the coding sequence ATGGAACTCGATGGGGAGACGCTGCGTGAAATCGTCGTCTCCGTTGTCGCTGTCAGCCTCTTCATCGCCGCCACCGTCTACATTGGGACGTCGTACGGCGGGTCGAACCTCGGCCCAACCGGTGGGCTCGCGCTCGTCGCCAGCATCGCGCTGTTCGTCGTGCTGATGGCTATCGTCGGCGTCTTTCTCTCGCGGTGA
- a CDS encoding SWIM zinc finger family protein, whose product MTHSRNASASSATRKTTLPADGYEGRSLRARADPMAVRPLRDRRYVVETDSGTYVVDLEDRSCTCPDYAIRGARCKHLRRVAIEVNERRQPAPTERRSVCAVCGRVVFVPFEATGPQLCTDHDFESGEFVRDRESGSALVVTNVVHRRADDVVVEDGTGRTVADYETNAEYGDHEPVVEAVYLGSVRAVDGELTFDRARRYSFPASRLRHVDRERGERPRPDGFQSQLPLAEA is encoded by the coding sequence ATGACGCACTCACGAAACGCATCCGCGTCATCCGCGACCCGGAAGACCACGCTGCCGGCCGACGGTTACGAGGGCCGATCGCTTCGCGCCCGCGCAGACCCAATGGCCGTCCGACCGCTCAGAGACCGCCGCTACGTCGTCGAGACCGACAGCGGGACGTACGTCGTCGACCTCGAAGACCGCTCGTGTACCTGCCCCGACTACGCCATCCGCGGCGCGCGCTGCAAGCACCTGCGCCGCGTCGCCATCGAGGTGAACGAGCGACGCCAACCCGCGCCGACCGAGCGACGCTCCGTCTGCGCGGTCTGCGGCCGCGTCGTGTTCGTCCCGTTCGAGGCGACCGGTCCGCAGCTCTGCACCGACCACGACTTCGAGAGCGGCGAGTTCGTCCGCGACCGCGAGAGCGGGTCGGCGCTCGTCGTCACCAACGTCGTCCACCGCCGCGCCGACGACGTCGTCGTCGAGGACGGCACCGGCCGCACCGTCGCCGACTACGAGACCAACGCGGAGTACGGCGACCACGAACCGGTCGTCGAGGCGGTCTACCTCGGCTCGGTCCGCGCCGTCGACGGCGAACTGACGTTCGACCGCGCACGGCGCTACAGTTTCCCGGCGTCGCGCCTCCGCCACGTCGACCGTGAACGCGGCGAGCGACCGCGACCCGACGGGTTCCAGTCGCAGTTGCCGCTGGCGGAAGCGTAG
- the hjc gene encoding Holliday junction resolvase Hjc — protein sequence MSNAKGDRRERELVNKLDEAGFAVMRAPASGGATTRELPDVLAGNGDRFYAIEAKSSASDPIYLTGEEVEALIFFARNFGAKARIAVRFDREDWYFFHPGDLYVTDGGNYRVKKETALADGEDFAEFVGESAKTTLGDVES from the coding sequence ATGTCCAACGCGAAAGGTGACCGTCGCGAACGCGAACTCGTCAACAAACTCGACGAGGCGGGGTTCGCGGTGATGCGCGCGCCCGCCAGCGGCGGTGCGACGACCCGCGAACTCCCCGACGTGCTCGCCGGTAACGGCGACCGGTTCTACGCTATCGAGGCGAAGTCGAGCGCGAGCGACCCCATCTATCTCACCGGCGAAGAGGTCGAGGCGCTCATCTTCTTCGCGCGGAACTTCGGCGCGAAAGCCCGCATCGCCGTCCGCTTCGACCGCGAGGACTGGTACTTCTTTCACCCCGGCGACCTCTACGTCACCGACGGCGGCAACTACCGGGTGAAGAAGGAGACGGCGCTGGCCGACGGCGAGGACTTTGCGGAGTTCGTCGGCGAGTCGGCGAAGACGACGCTCGGCGACGTGGAGTCCTGA
- a CDS encoding sensor histidine kinase, with translation MSEGTNGAGRTEAWQFEAMFDDPTSFIGVLTPDGRLRRVNETALSFGGVDTAAVTDVPFWETPWWAHDEEQASELKTSVERAADGEFVRFEATNVGDDGERVHLDVSLQPVRDDADEVVSVVVQGRDITDRVHAQRALEERQATIETLHDVASDLEASDTQAAVYERTVTAAEEVLEFERCSVGVLEDGLIVPQVQSSESMGDDTRPRRPGEGLVGKTLRTGESYLVRDVASHADADPTKESFRSGMSIPFGDGAVFQAVATEPDSFDESDLELAELLLSHASEALARIETEATLRRQNERLDEFASVVAHDLRNPLNVVAGNVELVRKTGDVDRLDAATRAIQRMESLLSGLLELARAGKVVGETRPVSLSEVAEAAWFGVDAPETTLSIETDLTVAADESRLRQVLENLFRNAVEHGSTGSQAEPDDAVEHGNSAVTITVGRLDDRPGFFVADDGPGIPPESRDSVLERGFSTTDGGTGFGLSIVSTIAEAHGWTVTVTESETGGARFEFSGVLAA, from the coding sequence ATGTCCGAGGGTACGAACGGGGCCGGCCGGACGGAGGCGTGGCAGTTCGAGGCGATGTTCGACGACCCGACCTCGTTCATCGGCGTGTTGACGCCGGACGGGCGACTCCGTCGGGTCAACGAGACGGCGCTGTCGTTCGGCGGAGTCGACACGGCGGCCGTAACCGACGTGCCGTTCTGGGAGACGCCGTGGTGGGCGCACGACGAGGAGCAGGCGTCGGAGCTGAAGACGTCCGTCGAGCGGGCCGCGGACGGCGAGTTCGTTCGGTTCGAGGCGACGAACGTCGGCGACGACGGCGAGCGGGTACACCTCGACGTCTCGCTGCAACCGGTTCGAGACGACGCCGACGAGGTGGTCTCGGTGGTCGTACAGGGCAGAGATATCACCGACCGCGTCCACGCTCAACGGGCGCTGGAAGAGCGACAGGCGACGATAGAGACGCTTCACGACGTGGCGAGCGACCTCGAAGCCAGCGACACCCAGGCGGCGGTGTACGAGCGGACGGTGACCGCCGCCGAGGAGGTACTGGAGTTCGAGCGGTGCTCCGTCGGCGTCCTCGAGGACGGCCTCATCGTCCCGCAGGTACAGTCGTCCGAGTCGATGGGCGACGACACGCGCCCGCGGCGTCCCGGCGAGGGACTGGTCGGGAAGACGCTCCGAACGGGCGAGTCGTATCTGGTCCGCGACGTCGCGTCCCACGCGGACGCCGACCCGACGAAGGAGTCGTTTCGCTCGGGCATGAGCATCCCCTTCGGCGACGGCGCGGTGTTCCAAGCCGTCGCGACTGAACCGGACTCGTTCGACGAGTCGGACCTCGAACTGGCGGAGTTGCTGCTCTCGCACGCCTCCGAGGCGCTCGCGCGTATCGAGACGGAGGCGACGCTCCGCCGGCAGAACGAGCGCCTCGACGAGTTCGCCTCCGTCGTCGCACACGACCTCAGAAACCCGCTGAACGTCGTCGCCGGCAACGTCGAACTCGTCCGGAAGACGGGCGACGTGGACCGGTTGGACGCCGCTACGCGGGCCATCCAGCGGATGGAGAGCCTGCTCTCGGGGCTGTTGGAGCTCGCGCGAGCCGGGAAAGTCGTCGGCGAGACCAGGCCGGTGTCGCTGTCGGAGGTCGCCGAGGCGGCGTGGTTCGGCGTCGACGCGCCCGAGACGACGCTGTCGATAGAGACGGACCTCACCGTCGCAGCCGACGAGTCGCGCCTCAGACAGGTGCTGGAGAATCTGTTTCGGAACGCTGTAGAACACGGTTCTACGGGCAGTCAGGCGGAGCCTGACGACGCTGTCGAACACGGGAACTCCGCGGTGACGATAACGGTCGGCCGACTCGACGACCGACCGGGGTTTTTCGTCGCCGACGACGGCCCCGGAATCCCCCCGGAGAGTCGCGATTCGGTCCTCGAACGCGGCTTCTCGACGACCGATGGGGGCACCGGCTTCGGCCTCTCCATCGTCTCGACCATCGCCGAAGCCCACGGCTGGACGGTCACCGTGACGGAGAGCGAAACCGGCGGCGCGCGGTTCGAGTTTTCGGGCGTCCTCGCGGCGTGA
- a CDS encoding adenosylhomocysteinase gives MSTSYAPVSEHLDDVEAARAEGRRKMDWALQHMPILTALREEYEAERPFAGQTIGMAMHVEAKTANLVELLADGGAEVAITGCNPLSTHDDVSAALDAHENITSYAVRGVGDEDYYAAIHSVVSHEPTVTVDDGMDMVKVVHEEYPELVETIIGGCEETTTGVHRLRAMDEDGALDYPIFAVNDTPMKRLFDNVHGTGESSLATIAMTTNLSWASKNVVVAGYGYCGKGVAKKAAGQNANVIVTEVEPRRALEAHMEGYEVLPMAEAAKKADVVLTTTGNRDVVTREHFEEMKDGVLLANAGHFDIEVNLDDLDDLAVDRYEARDGVEAFEMEDGRRLNVIAEGRLVNLAAPIALGHPVEVMDQSFGVQAVCVRELVDNGDQYEAGVHDVPDELDRRVAEIKLDAEGVDHDALTDEQREYMGSWQHGT, from the coding sequence ATGAGCACGAGCTACGCTCCCGTGAGCGAGCACCTCGACGACGTCGAGGCCGCCCGCGCGGAGGGCCGCCGCAAGATGGACTGGGCGCTGCAGCACATGCCGATTCTCACCGCCCTGCGCGAGGAGTACGAGGCCGAGAGACCCTTCGCGGGCCAGACCATCGGGATGGCGATGCACGTCGAGGCGAAGACGGCGAACCTCGTCGAACTGCTGGCCGACGGCGGCGCGGAAGTCGCCATCACCGGCTGCAACCCGCTTTCGACGCACGACGACGTGAGCGCGGCGCTCGACGCCCACGAGAACATCACCTCCTACGCCGTCCGCGGCGTCGGCGACGAGGACTACTACGCGGCCATCCACTCGGTCGTCTCCCACGAACCAACCGTCACCGTCGACGACGGGATGGACATGGTGAAAGTCGTCCACGAGGAGTACCCCGAACTCGTGGAGACGATTATCGGCGGCTGCGAGGAGACGACGACGGGTGTCCACCGCCTGCGCGCGATGGACGAAGACGGCGCGCTCGACTACCCCATCTTCGCGGTCAACGACACGCCGATGAAGCGCCTCTTCGACAACGTCCACGGCACCGGCGAGTCCTCTCTGGCCACCATCGCCATGACGACGAACCTCTCGTGGGCGAGCAAGAACGTCGTCGTCGCCGGCTACGGCTACTGCGGGAAGGGCGTCGCCAAGAAGGCCGCCGGCCAGAACGCGAACGTCATCGTCACCGAAGTCGAACCCCGTCGCGCGCTCGAAGCGCACATGGAGGGGTACGAGGTGCTGCCGATGGCCGAAGCAGCGAAAAAAGCCGACGTCGTCCTCACGACGACGGGCAACCGCGACGTCGTGACGCGCGAGCACTTCGAGGAGATGAAAGACGGCGTGTTGCTGGCCAACGCCGGTCACTTCGACATCGAAGTGAACTTAGACGACCTCGACGACCTCGCGGTCGACCGCTACGAAGCCCGCGACGGCGTCGAGGCGTTCGAGATGGAAGACGGCCGCCGGCTCAACGTCATCGCCGAGGGCCGCCTCGTCAACCTCGCCGCGCCCATCGCGCTCGGTCACCCCGTCGAGGTGATGGACCAGAGCTTCGGCGTGCAGGCCGTCTGCGTCCGCGAACTCGTCGACAACGGCGACCAGTACGAAGCGGGCGTCCACGACGTGCCCGACGAACTGGACCGCCGCGTCGCCGAGATAAAGCTCGACGCTGAAGGCGTCGACCACGACGCGCTCACCGACGAGCAGCGCGAGTACATGGGCAGCTGGCAGCACGGGACGTAA
- a CDS encoding DNA primase: protein MSSRKVTLTFVLVLLCTALAPGVAGALAADAPLDVDVDQSDDTGEATVTVTQNASEVQNATVNVTADGNYTGIGNYTTDENGTTVLPAPESAVNVTLNVTSDSFNATESVELTPSTGEGLSVSVSQGDDGEATVDVTENGTAVPNATVEVAENGNDSNYSGVGNYTTGENGSVSLPEPEENVSVTVTATADNESVNTTTTLTVADEEPTAFGQRVSSFVQSVLGNEDREGGIGQIVSEFVRGNNPGQGEENRPDHAGPPSDKGPNADRGNQSNPGNGSGHGAGEGDDRPGNADGKNASDDGTDGDATETDEASGNGTDGARGNGNGNGNGNGGDSPAIDNGPAVTGPTVSDDETAAA, encoded by the coding sequence ATGAGTTCAAGAAAAGTTACTCTCACGTTCGTGTTAGTACTCCTCTGCACGGCGCTCGCACCGGGTGTCGCGGGCGCGCTCGCAGCGGACGCGCCGCTCGACGTGGACGTCGACCAGAGCGACGACACCGGCGAAGCGACAGTCACCGTGACGCAGAACGCCTCCGAGGTACAGAACGCGACGGTCAACGTGACCGCCGACGGCAACTACACGGGCATCGGCAACTACACGACCGACGAGAACGGAACCACCGTCCTCCCGGCACCCGAGTCGGCCGTGAACGTGACGCTGAACGTCACCAGCGATTCGTTCAACGCGACCGAGTCTGTCGAACTCACGCCCTCGACCGGAGAGGGACTCTCGGTGTCGGTCTCGCAGGGAGACGACGGTGAGGCGACGGTCGACGTGACCGAAAACGGCACCGCCGTACCGAACGCGACGGTCGAGGTGGCCGAAAACGGCAACGACTCCAACTACTCGGGCGTCGGCAACTACACGACCGGCGAGAACGGCAGCGTCTCGCTGCCCGAACCCGAGGAGAACGTCTCGGTGACCGTCACCGCGACGGCCGACAACGAGTCGGTGAACACGACGACGACGCTCACCGTCGCCGACGAGGAACCGACGGCGTTCGGTCAGCGCGTCTCCTCGTTCGTCCAGAGCGTCCTCGGTAACGAGGACCGCGAAGGCGGTATCGGACAGATCGTCTCCGAGTTCGTCCGCGGGAACAACCCCGGCCAGGGTGAGGAGAACCGGCCCGACCACGCCGGCCCGCCGTCCGACAAGGGACCGAACGCCGACCGCGGGAACCAGTCGAACCCCGGTAACGGCAGCGGTCACGGCGCGGGCGAAGGCGACGACCGTCCGGGTAACGCCGACGGCAAGAACGCTTCCGACGACGGAACCGACGGCGACGCTACGGAAACCGACGAGGCGTCCGGTAACGGAACCGACGGCGCTCGCGGAAACGGGAACGGCAACGGAAACGGAAACGGCGGCGACTCGCCCGCCATCGACAACGGCCCCGCGGTGACGGGACCGACCGTCTCCGACGACGAAACCGCGGCCGCCTAA